In a genomic window of Gossypium arboreum isolate Shixiya-1 chromosome 7, ASM2569848v2, whole genome shotgun sequence:
- the LOC108467806 gene encoding auxin-induced protein AUX28-like, whose amino-acid sequence MPPLQLSPINSSKPSYIPIPILIITLSILCLLQQNLFLLYFSPFSSKHQTQKAWLQQTAKKRKQLEKEAMEVGLKMTMKGGGGDHVGGCDKEKMGFEETELRLGLPGGGGGGGGGGDGEVVRKRGFSETVDLKLNLSSKQDTSGIDPNDEKVKGLHQEKNLLLSAIDPAKPPAKAQVVGWPPVRSFRKNMLATTTQKSSSEESGEKAALVKVSMDGAPYLRKVDLRMYTSYHQLSDALAKMFSSFTIGNCGSQGMKDFMNESKLMDLLNGSDYVPTYEDKDGDWMLVGDVPWEMFVESCKRLRIMKGTEAIGLAPKAVEKCKKRS is encoded by the exons ATGCCTCCCCTCCAACTCTCTCCTATTAATTCCTCTAAACCTTCCTATATTCCTATTCCTATTCTTATCATCACTCTCTCAATCCTTTGCTTATTACAACAAAacctttttcttctttatttttcacCTTTCAGTTCAAAGCATCAAACCCAGAAAGCTTGGCTACAACAAACTGCAAAAAAAAGGAAACAATTAGAGAAAGAAGCTATGGAAGTTGGCTTAAAGATGACGATGAAAGGAGGCGGAGGAGATCATGTTGGAGGTTGCGACAAAGAGAAGATGGGGTTTGAAGAGACTGAGCTGAGGCTAGGGTTgcctggtggtggtggtggtggtggtggtggtggtgacgGTGAAGTTGTGAGGAAAAGAGGCTTCTCTGAAACTGTTGATTTGAAGCTTAACCTTTCCTCCAAGCAAGATACCTCTGGGATCGATCCCAATGATGAGAAAGTGAAAGGCTTGCACCAGGAGAAGAATCTTCTCCTTTCTGCCATTGATCCTGCTAAGCCTCCTGCCAA AGCGCAAGTTGTGGGATGGCCACCGGTCCGATCATTCCGAAAGAACATGTTAGCCACCACCACACAGAAGAGCAGCAGCGAGGAGAGCGGCGAGAAGGCGGCGTTGGTGAAGGTGAGCATGGACGGTGCGCCTTACCTCCGTAAGGTGGACTTGAGGATGTACACAAGTTACCACCAACTCTCCGATGCTTTAGCCAAAATGTTCAGTTCTTTCACTATCG GAAATTGTGGATCTCAAGGAATGAAGGATTTCATGAATGAGAGTAAGCTGATGGATCTCCTTAATGGCTCTGATTATGTTCCTACCTATGAGGACAAGGATGGTGACTGGATGCTTGTTGGTGACGTCCCTTGGGA GATGTTTGTCGAATCATGCAAAAGGTTACGCATAATGAAAGGAACAGAAGCAATCGGACTCg CACCAAAAGCTGTGGAGAAATGCAAGAAGAGAAGCTGA